A stretch of the Actinomycetota bacterium genome encodes the following:
- a CDS encoding aminotransferase class III-fold pyridoxal phosphate-dependent enzyme, with product MSVQQSELTYDGLSAVTTPKLVTEVPGPEAMARIERDRKVTSPSLPRAYPFVPRRGAGSVVEDVDGNLFLDLNAGIAVTSTGHCHPRVTEAVQRQASELLHYSASDFYLPIYSDVCERLDAIAPFDKPARSFLTNSGTEAVEASIKLARYATGRQYLIGFFQSFHGRSMGSVTLTASKALYRTNFGPMLPSVYHAFYGDFDYLEEVVFKRLVSPTEVAAIVVESMLGEGGYIVPPDGWFAYLRELCDRHGILLICDEVQSGMGRTGKMWAVEHAGVRPDVVVAGKGIASGLPLGAMIAREDLMVWELGAHGSTYGGSPVSCAAALATLDVLEEENLLENASTVGEVFLQGCRDIASRHPGIVEVRGTALWIGLQFVDHEQAAAVEHAAFRRGLLMLTCGDDAIRISPPLVFREDQARAALGVFEEAVAEVLG from the coding sequence GTGAGCGTGCAGCAGAGCGAACTGACCTACGACGGCTTGTCCGCCGTCACCACCCCGAAGCTCGTGACCGAGGTCCCGGGCCCCGAGGCGATGGCGCGGATCGAGCGCGACCGGAAGGTCACCTCTCCCTCGCTGCCGCGTGCGTATCCGTTCGTCCCCCGTCGGGGCGCGGGGTCGGTCGTCGAAGACGTCGACGGGAACCTGTTCCTCGACCTGAACGCGGGGATCGCGGTGACCTCCACGGGGCACTGCCACCCGCGGGTGACCGAGGCCGTGCAGCGGCAGGCCTCCGAGCTGCTGCACTACTCGGCGTCGGACTTCTACCTGCCGATCTATTCGGACGTGTGCGAGCGCCTCGACGCGATCGCACCGTTCGACAAGCCGGCCCGCAGCTTCCTGACGAACTCGGGCACCGAGGCCGTCGAGGCTTCGATCAAGCTCGCGCGCTACGCGACCGGACGGCAGTACCTGATCGGCTTCTTCCAGTCGTTCCACGGCCGTTCGATGGGCTCGGTCACGCTGACGGCCTCGAAGGCGCTGTATCGGACGAACTTCGGTCCCATGCTGCCGAGCGTCTATCACGCGTTCTACGGGGACTTCGACTACCTCGAGGAGGTCGTGTTCAAGCGGCTCGTGTCGCCGACCGAGGTCGCGGCGATCGTCGTGGAGTCGATGCTCGGTGAGGGCGGCTACATCGTGCCGCCCGACGGATGGTTCGCCTATCTGCGCGAGTTGTGTGACCGGCACGGGATCCTGCTGATCTGCGACGAGGTGCAATCGGGCATGGGTCGTACCGGGAAGATGTGGGCGGTCGAGCATGCCGGCGTGCGGCCGGACGTCGTCGTGGCCGGCAAGGGGATCGCGAGCGGACTGCCGCTCGGGGCGATGATCGCCCGCGAGGACCTCATGGTCTGGGAGCTCGGGGCCCACGGGTCGACCTACGGAGGCTCGCCGGTCTCGTGCGCGGCAGCGCTCGCGACCCTCGACGTCCTCGAGGAGGAGAACCTGCTGGAGAACGCCTCGACGGTCGGTGAGGTGTTCCTCCAGGGGTGCCGGGACATCGCCTCTCGCCATCCCGGGATCGTCGAGGTGCGGGGCACCGCCCTGTGGATCGGGTTGCAGTTCGTCGACCACGAGCAGGCGGCGGCCGTCGAGCACGCCGCGTTCCGGCGGGGCCTGCTGATGCTGACCTGCGGGGACGACGCGATCCGGATCTCCCCGCCGCTGGTGTTCCGCGAGGACCAGGCTCGTGCCGCTCTCGGCGTGTTCGAGGAGGCCGTCGCCGAGGTCCTCGGGTAG
- a CDS encoding CoA-transferase, producing the protein MRDAVAGLVRDGDTVAIEGFTHLICFAAGHEIIRQRRRDLTLARMTPDVIYDQMIGAGVASKLIFSWLGNPGVGSLHAVRRRVEHDDPAPLEVEEYSHFGMVCRYMAGASNLPFFPLRSYYESDIPKVNPRIRPITSPYEDGTEVYVVPPLKPDVSIVHAQRADAEGNAQIWGLLGCQKEAAFAAERVIVVVEELVDEATIRRDPNRTLIPGAVVDAVVVEPFACHPSFAQGYYDRDNRFYLDWDAIARDPDTLEAWLREWVYDLSSHAEYVEKFGDAYWDGLRPEPAPSGEVDYGRYS; encoded by the coding sequence ATGCGCGACGCGGTCGCCGGACTGGTCCGCGACGGCGACACGGTCGCGATCGAGGGCTTCACGCACCTGATCTGCTTCGCCGCGGGACACGAGATCATCCGTCAGCGACGCCGAGACCTGACGCTCGCGCGGATGACCCCGGACGTGATCTACGACCAGATGATCGGCGCCGGCGTCGCCTCGAAGCTGATCTTCAGCTGGCTCGGCAACCCGGGGGTCGGATCGCTGCACGCGGTTCGTCGCCGGGTCGAGCACGACGACCCGGCACCACTCGAGGTCGAGGAATACTCGCACTTCGGCATGGTGTGCCGCTACATGGCCGGCGCGTCGAACCTCCCGTTCTTCCCGCTGCGTTCGTACTACGAGAGCGACATCCCGAAGGTGAACCCTCGGATCCGCCCGATCACGAGCCCGTACGAGGACGGCACGGAGGTCTACGTCGTTCCGCCGCTGAAGCCGGACGTGTCGATCGTGCACGCTCAGCGTGCCGACGCCGAGGGGAACGCGCAGATCTGGGGTCTGCTCGGCTGCCAGAAGGAAGCGGCCTTCGCCGCCGAGCGCGTGATCGTGGTCGTCGAGGAACTCGTCGACGAGGCCACGATCCGGCGCGACCCCAACCGCACGTTGATCCCCGGCGCGGTCGTCGACGCCGTCGTCGTCGAGCCCTTCGCCTGTCACCCGAGCTTCGCGCAGGGCTACTACGACCGCGACAATCGCTTCTACCTCGACTGGGATGCGATCGCGCGCGATCCCGACACGCTCGAGGCATGGCTGCGCGAGTGGGTCTACGACCTGTCGAGCCACGCCGAGTACGTCGAGAAGTTCGGCGACGCGTACTGGGACGGTCTGCGTCCCGAGCCCGCTCCGTCGGGCGAGGTCGACTACGGGAGGTACTCGTGA
- a CDS encoding CoA-transferase, with protein MNRAQPGWSSSELMIAASSRTLGGVENCFVGVGLPNIVCNLAQRTVAPDLQLVYESGVFGARPERLPLSIGDPTLATGATAITSMFELFAFYLQAGLIDVAFLGGAQIDRFGNLNTTVIGDYAKPKVRLPGSGGACEIAIHARQILVIMRQGTRSFVDELDFRTSPGHSGDAERDRQRGWWGSGPTSVVTDLGTYGFDEATGEMTLLTLHPGITLERIRENMGWEPKLSETLDETPPPTDEELRLIRDELDPGGVYTK; from the coding sequence GTGAACCGCGCGCAGCCGGGGTGGAGCAGCTCCGAGCTGATGATCGCGGCCTCGTCGCGAACGCTCGGCGGGGTCGAGAACTGCTTCGTGGGGGTCGGCCTGCCGAACATCGTGTGCAACCTCGCACAGCGCACCGTCGCACCCGATCTGCAGCTCGTGTACGAGTCCGGCGTGTTCGGCGCGCGGCCGGAGCGGCTTCCGCTCTCGATCGGGGACCCGACGCTGGCAACCGGCGCGACGGCGATCACGAGCATGTTCGAGCTGTTCGCGTTCTACCTCCAGGCGGGCCTGATCGATGTCGCTTTCCTCGGTGGCGCCCAGATCGATCGGTTCGGGAACCTCAACACGACCGTGATCGGCGATTACGCGAAGCCGAAGGTGCGGCTGCCCGGGTCCGGCGGGGCGTGCGAGATCGCGATCCACGCGCGGCAGATCCTCGTGATCATGCGACAGGGCACGCGCTCGTTCGTGGACGAGCTCGACTTCCGCACCTCTCCCGGGCACTCGGGCGATGCGGAACGCGATCGGCAGCGTGGCTGGTGGGGCAGCGGGCCGACGAGCGTGGTGACCGACCTCGGCACCTATGGGTTCGACGAGGCGACCGGGGAGATGACGCTGCTGACCCTGCACCCGGGCATCACGCTCGAGCGCATCCGCGAGAACATGGGCTGGGAGCCGAAGCTCTCCGAGACCCTCGACGAGACGCCGCCGCCGACGGACGAGGAGTTGCGGTTGATCCGCGACGAGCTCGATCCCGGCGGTGTGTACACGAAGTGA
- a CDS encoding aminotransferase class III-fold pyridoxal phosphate-dependent enzyme, translated as MTRSPTHLWRRVLDRELPVAVGAQGAWIETADGTRYMDGSGGAIVVNVGHGDRALLDAMRAQTDTVQYVHGSMFTTEAVERYADEVAGLLPIDDARIYPVSGGSEAVETALKIARAYHLARGEPDRSVVLARETSYHGNTLGALDASGKLPLRRPYDPWLGRAVHVPAAYPYRNPMTGAEHAAKLEAAIAEVGPGRVAAFIAEPVAGATLGAAVPDEDYWPAVAQVCRDHGALLIADEVMTGFGRTGRWFGIEHWGVRPDVLTAGKGSTSGYVPFGFAAASGEVFATVTDAGPFVHGFTWSHNGLGAAVGSAVIARLRAGLLDRSAELGERVRRDLDAALADEPSVGQVRGLGLMVGIELVRDRETKAPFPRAQRRTERVVAAARERALLVYSSTGHVDGTDGDLVMLGPPFCLTDAEAATLVERTVDAVRAVA; from the coding sequence GTGACGCGATCGCCGACCCACCTCTGGCGGCGCGTCCTCGATCGGGAGCTGCCGGTCGCGGTCGGCGCGCAGGGAGCGTGGATCGAGACGGCCGACGGGACCCGCTACATGGACGGTTCGGGCGGCGCGATCGTCGTCAACGTCGGCCACGGGGACCGGGCGTTGCTCGACGCGATGCGGGCCCAGACCGACACGGTGCAGTACGTGCATGGATCGATGTTCACGACCGAAGCGGTGGAGCGCTACGCCGACGAGGTCGCCGGTCTCCTGCCGATCGACGACGCGCGGATCTATCCGGTCTCAGGAGGAAGCGAGGCGGTCGAGACCGCGTTGAAGATCGCGCGGGCCTACCACCTCGCGCGGGGGGAGCCGGACCGATCGGTGGTGCTCGCGAGAGAGACGAGCTATCACGGCAACACCCTCGGAGCGCTCGATGCCTCGGGCAAGCTCCCTCTGCGGCGCCCGTACGACCCGTGGCTCGGCCGCGCGGTGCACGTTCCGGCCGCCTATCCGTACCGCAACCCGATGACCGGGGCCGAGCATGCGGCCAAGCTGGAGGCGGCGATCGCCGAGGTGGGCCCGGGCCGGGTCGCTGCGTTCATCGCCGAGCCGGTGGCGGGGGCGACGCTGGGGGCGGCCGTTCCGGACGAGGACTACTGGCCCGCGGTCGCCCAGGTATGCCGGGATCACGGCGCGCTGTTGATCGCCGACGAGGTGATGACGGGGTTCGGCCGCACGGGACGGTGGTTCGGGATCGAGCACTGGGGCGTGCGCCCGGACGTGCTCACGGCGGGGAAGGGCTCGACGAGCGGATACGTGCCGTTCGGCTTCGCGGCCGCGAGCGGTGAGGTGTTCGCGACCGTCACCGATGCCGGACCCTTCGTCCACGGGTTCACGTGGTCGCATAACGGGCTCGGTGCGGCGGTGGGCAGCGCGGTGATCGCCCGTCTGCGGGCCGGGCTACTCGATCGGTCGGCCGAGCTCGGGGAGCGGGTCCGGCGCGATCTCGACGCCGCCCTCGCCGACGAGCCGTCCGTCGGACAGGTGCGAGGTCTCGGACTGATGGTCGGCATCGAGCTCGTGCGCGATCGCGAGACGAAGGCGCCGTTCCCACGAGCGCAGCGCCGGACCGAGCGGGTCGTGGCCGCCGCCCGGGAGCGCGCGCTGCTCGTGTACTCGAGTACCGGGCACGTCGACGGGACCGACGGCGATCTCGTGATGCTCGGCCCCCCCTTCTGTCTGACCGACGCGGAGGCGGCGACGCTCGTGGAGCGCACGGTCGACGCGGTGCGCGCGGTCGCGTGA
- a CDS encoding acetoin utilization protein AcuC, giving the protein MTGSAGLVRCDEAGLYDLGPQHPLRPERVLLTWDLIDAYGLSAADGVETLRCAPATDEDLLRVHTEAFLDATRRAGGGEPGPWARFGYGPGDNPIFPRMHEAGAIVAGASVTAARAVRRGEVAHAFNAAGGLHHAMPERASGFCVYDDPAIAIAWLLADGVERVAYVDVDVHHGDGPQAIFDDDPRVHTISLHESGRFLFPGTGFVEDAGRGAAVGTKVNVPLPPATGDDAWQAAFATIVPPLVRAFDPEVLVTQLGCDTHASDPLAHLLLTTATYRRTAAALHALAHECAGGRWVATGGGGYQWARVVPRAWTIAFAEMAGVELDDTLPASWVQGAGRQLGAGVPGTLSEPELESDPVAAAAAAEVVEDVRRAFLSGSHEGSDPGGMRLG; this is encoded by the coding sequence GTGACCGGCTCCGCCGGCCTCGTCCGCTGCGACGAGGCCGGGCTCTACGATCTCGGACCCCAGCACCCGCTCCGCCCGGAGCGCGTGCTGCTCACCTGGGACCTGATCGATGCGTACGGGCTCTCGGCGGCCGACGGCGTCGAGACCCTCCGGTGCGCCCCCGCGACCGACGAGGATCTGCTGCGGGTGCATACGGAGGCGTTCCTCGATGCGACCCGCCGCGCGGGCGGGGGGGAACCGGGTCCGTGGGCGCGGTTCGGGTACGGACCGGGTGACAACCCGATCTTCCCGCGGATGCACGAGGCGGGAGCGATCGTGGCCGGCGCCTCGGTGACCGCGGCGCGTGCGGTTCGTCGCGGCGAGGTCGCGCACGCCTTCAACGCCGCGGGCGGCCTGCACCATGCGATGCCCGAGCGCGCGTCGGGGTTCTGCGTGTACGACGATCCCGCGATCGCGATCGCATGGCTGCTGGCCGACGGCGTGGAGCGCGTGGCCTACGTCGATGTCGACGTCCACCACGGTGACGGGCCGCAGGCGATCTTCGACGACGATCCGCGCGTGCACACGATCTCGCTGCACGAGTCGGGGCGGTTCCTGTTCCCCGGGACGGGGTTCGTCGAAGACGCCGGCCGGGGCGCGGCCGTGGGAACGAAGGTGAACGTGCCGCTGCCGCCCGCGACGGGCGACGATGCGTGGCAGGCGGCGTTCGCGACGATCGTCCCGCCGCTGGTCCGCGCCTTCGACCCGGAGGTGCTCGTGACCCAGCTCGGATGCGACACGCACGCGAGCGACCCGCTGGCGCACCTGCTCCTGACGACGGCCACCTATCGCCGGACGGCGGCTGCGCTGCACGCGCTCGCACATGAGTGCGCCGGAGGGCGGTGGGTGGCGACCGGTGGGGGTGGCTACCAGTGGGCGCGTGTCGTTCCGCGCGCGTGGACGATCGCGTTCGCCGAGATGGCGGGGGTCGAGCTCGACGACACCCTCCCGGCGTCGTGGGTGCAGGGGGCCGGACGGCAGCTGGGGGCCGGGGTTCCGGGAACGTTGTCCGAGCCGGAGCTGGAGTCCGATCCGGTGGCCGCGGCGGCCGCGGCCGAGGTGGTCGAGGACGTTCGCCGGGCGTTCCTGTCCGGCTCCCACGAGGGTTCCGACCCCGGCGGGATGCGGCTCGGGTAG
- the pyk gene encoding pyruvate kinase: MDLRERRCKLVCTLGPASSGVEGVRALVRAGADVFRINFSHGDAATHAALVEAVRAVDDEYETDLAVLVDLPGPKIRLGRLAREPLELLAEQPLVLDPEVTVGDAQRVATTYRGIAGDLRAGDRVLLADGAVELIVRAIEGPVVRCEVVRGGRIRSGAGVNVPAERLGLPAITDRDREGLSRALDLGVDLIAQSFVRSADDVDALRALMGHREVPIVAKIETRPAIEAAAEILEEADAIMVARGDLGVELPIEEIPVLQKRLLRAAREAGRPAIVATQMLESMLHAPRPTRAEATDVANAVFEGADAIMLSGETAIGEHPVEAAGAAARIAEVAEASAFLGTAPAVVPRDDEAHGVAAAASRLAAQLTGVTAIACYTSTGRTAGLLAAERPSVPIVAFVPDRGIRRALALRWGVVTRSIDVPEDTDRMIAAMDAELRATGICERGGHVVMVGSMPAGRTTTNMLKVHEVGEDPV, translated from the coding sequence GTGGATCTGCGGGAGCGCCGATGCAAGCTCGTGTGCACGCTCGGTCCGGCGTCCTCGGGTGTCGAGGGTGTGCGGGCGCTCGTCCGCGCCGGGGCAGACGTGTTCCGGATCAACTTCTCCCACGGCGACGCCGCGACCCACGCGGCACTCGTCGAGGCGGTGCGCGCCGTTGACGACGAGTACGAGACCGATCTGGCCGTGCTCGTCGATCTCCCGGGTCCGAAGATCCGCCTCGGCCGGCTCGCACGAGAACCGCTGGAACTCCTTGCGGAACAGCCGCTCGTGCTGGACCCGGAGGTCACCGTCGGCGACGCCCAGCGCGTCGCGACGACCTACCGGGGGATCGCCGGGGACCTGCGGGCCGGAGACCGGGTGCTGCTGGCCGACGGAGCGGTGGAACTCATCGTGCGGGCGATCGAGGGGCCGGTGGTTCGCTGCGAGGTCGTGCGGGGTGGGCGGATCCGGTCGGGTGCCGGCGTGAACGTTCCCGCCGAACGACTCGGCCTTCCCGCGATCACCGACCGTGACCGGGAGGGGCTGTCGCGCGCGCTCGATCTCGGTGTGGACCTGATCGCGCAATCCTTCGTGCGCAGTGCCGACGACGTGGACGCACTCCGGGCGCTCATGGGCCACCGAGAGGTGCCGATCGTGGCGAAGATCGAGACCCGCCCGGCGATCGAGGCCGCGGCCGAGATCCTCGAGGAGGCCGACGCGATCATGGTCGCGCGCGGCGACCTGGGCGTGGAGCTGCCGATCGAGGAGATCCCCGTGCTCCAGAAGCGTCTGCTTCGCGCGGCCCGCGAGGCCGGCAGACCGGCGATCGTCGCGACCCAGATGCTCGAGTCGATGCTCCACGCGCCGCGCCCGACGCGCGCGGAGGCGACTGACGTCGCGAACGCGGTGTTCGAGGGTGCCGACGCGATCATGCTCTCGGGCGAGACCGCGATCGGCGAGCACCCGGTCGAGGCCGCAGGCGCCGCCGCCCGGATCGCGGAGGTCGCCGAGGCGAGCGCGTTCCTCGGAACCGCGCCCGCAGTGGTGCCGCGCGACGACGAAGCGCATGGGGTGGCCGCCGCCGCATCGCGGCTCGCCGCACAGCTGACGGGCGTGACCGCGATCGCCTGCTACACGTCAACGGGTCGCACCGCCGGGCTCCTCGCTGCGGAGCGCCCCAGCGTGCCGATCGTGGCCTTCGTTCCCGACCGCGGCATCCGCCGGGCGCTCGCCCTGCGCTGGGGGGTCGTCACCCGCTCGATCGACGTTCCCGAGGACACCGACCGCATGATCGCGGCGATGGACGCCGAGCTGCGGGCAACCGGGATCTGCGAGCGCGGCGGGCACGTCGTGATGGTGGGTTCGATGCCGGCCGGGCGGACGACGACCAACATGCTGAAGGTGCACGAGGTCGGCGAGGACCCCGTCTAG
- a CDS encoding DUF2017 family protein yields the protein MRGPFRRTRDGKYKVVLGERERTSLATLPDQLRGILSDPGDAALARLFPSAVPDDLIADAEFTMRTQGDLTDARLADIDTFERTIASERLTEDELAAWMRVLNDVRLVLGVRLEISEDDELPIDEDDPRGPSLELYRFLTWLVGAAVEELPV from the coding sequence GTGCGCGGCCCGTTCCGGCGGACCCGCGACGGCAAATACAAGGTGGTCCTCGGCGAGCGCGAGCGGACGTCGCTCGCGACGCTTCCCGATCAGCTCCGCGGCATCCTGTCCGATCCGGGCGACGCCGCTCTGGCACGGCTGTTCCCTTCGGCGGTTCCCGACGATCTGATCGCCGACGCCGAGTTCACGATGCGAACCCAGGGCGATCTCACCGACGCGCGGCTAGCCGACATCGACACGTTCGAACGAACGATCGCATCCGAGCGCCTGACCGAGGACGAGCTGGCGGCGTGGATGCGGGTGCTCAATGACGTTCGGCTGGTCCTCGGGGTGCGTCTGGAGATCTCCGAGGATGACGAGCTGCCGATCGACGAGGACGATCCGCGCGGGCCGAGCCTCGAGCTGTACCGATTCCTGACCTGGCTCGTCGGTGCCGCGGTCGAGGAACTGCCCGTCTAG
- the clpS gene encoding ATP-dependent Clp protease adapter ClpS, protein MRWKNATPGTATPETLPSPVETDRPAGDEDIEADVPWIVLVWNDPVNLMVYVTWVLQKLFGYPRAKAEELMLDVHTKGKAVVSSGARHEAERDVARLHAYGLWATMQKDR, encoded by the coding sequence GTGCGTTGGAAGAACGCGACGCCGGGCACCGCCACGCCGGAGACGCTCCCCTCGCCCGTCGAGACCGATCGGCCGGCGGGCGACGAGGACATCGAGGCCGACGTTCCGTGGATCGTGCTCGTGTGGAACGACCCGGTGAACCTCATGGTCTACGTCACGTGGGTGCTCCAGAAGTTGTTCGGCTATCCGCGCGCGAAGGCGGAGGAGCTGATGCTCGACGTGCACACGAAAGGGAAGGCCGTCGTGTCGAGCGGCGCGCGGCACGAGGCCGAACGGGACGTCGCGCGCCTGCACGCCTACGGCCTGTGGGCGACGATGCAGAAGGATCGCTGA
- a CDS encoding SDR family oxidoreductase, whose amino-acid sequence MELNGAIAVVTGASAGIGEATAIALARRGATVVLAARRSERLDDLAARIEARGGRALALRCDVTDLSDVRSLAAAVEEAFGRCDVLVNNAGIPGEGTFTDLDFDAIERVVRVNELGLFWTTKAFLPMMLRAGRGHVVNVASLAGRFAVPGSSVYSATKHAVVAFSEALHYELAPRGVLVTTVNPGPVPTEGFPQTGRPRQVVTPVTEVADLIVDVARRGRAPEVSIPRWVASLQLFRVLTPRLYRWGVRTVTARRFRPRAP is encoded by the coding sequence GTGGAGCTGAACGGAGCGATCGCGGTCGTCACCGGGGCGTCCGCGGGGATCGGCGAGGCGACGGCGATCGCCCTGGCTCGGCGTGGAGCGACCGTCGTGCTGGCTGCTCGGCGCTCCGAACGGCTCGACGATCTCGCGGCCCGTATCGAGGCTCGTGGCGGGCGTGCGTTGGCGCTGCGATGCGACGTGACGGACCTCAGCGACGTACGGTCGCTGGCGGCCGCCGTGGAGGAGGCGTTCGGACGCTGCGACGTGCTGGTCAACAACGCGGGCATCCCGGGCGAGGGAACCTTCACGGATCTCGACTTCGACGCGATCGAGCGCGTCGTCCGCGTGAACGAGCTGGGCCTGTTCTGGACGACGAAGGCCTTTCTGCCGATGATGCTCCGCGCCGGCAGGGGCCACGTCGTGAACGTCGCGTCCCTCGCCGGCCGGTTCGCGGTGCCCGGCTCGAGCGTGTACTCGGCCACCAAGCACGCGGTCGTCGCGTTCTCCGAAGCGCTCCACTACGAACTCGCTCCCCGTGGAGTGCTCGTGACCACCGTCAATCCCGGACCCGTGCCGACCGAGGGGTTCCCGCAGACCGGGAGACCCCGACAGGTGGTGACACCGGTGACCGAGGTCGCCGACCTGATCGTCGACGTCGCGCGCCGGGGGCGGGCGCCGGAGGTCTCGATCCCGCGCTGGGTCGCTTCCCTGCAGCTGTTCCGCGTGCTCACGCCCCGTCTGTACCGCTGGGGCGTGCGTACGGTGACCGCACGGCGGTTCCGGCCGAGGGCGCCCTGA
- a CDS encoding phosphatase, which produces MDIVEEHARGLPSIDDRWNPRPYPRAELAAGLVDGRVVGPVSHPLDNVLGNIGLLNAGDPDKQFGMTGLPGAIEDRRILELVGELAGVMPDPDGRTGPVEVDAEAVLAACDAAAGRLGRAAERGEMVVFATGHPVGLIHLYAELARDLAGRGVKILQPADGSTWQEGDRAHRWQLRYLSGVAILTDEVTPKHTHSGEPMRRMLEDIRPDLVVADHGFAGAAIEAGIDAVSVADVNDPALIVARALGRTEHVIVMDDNVASDAYWPCYQSIAARLG; this is translated from the coding sequence GTGGACATCGTCGAGGAACACGCACGCGGCCTTCCCTCGATCGACGATCGTTGGAACCCCCGACCCTACCCGCGCGCGGAGCTCGCGGCCGGGCTCGTCGACGGCAGGGTGGTCGGCCCGGTGAGCCATCCGCTCGACAACGTCCTCGGCAACATCGGGTTGCTGAACGCGGGAGACCCCGACAAGCAGTTCGGGATGACCGGACTCCCCGGAGCGATCGAGGACAGGCGGATCCTGGAACTCGTCGGCGAGCTCGCGGGGGTCATGCCGGACCCGGACGGGCGAACGGGCCCGGTCGAGGTCGACGCCGAGGCGGTGCTGGCGGCGTGCGACGCGGCCGCCGGGCGGCTCGGGCGAGCGGCCGAGCGGGGCGAGATGGTCGTGTTCGCGACTGGTCATCCGGTGGGGCTGATCCATCTGTACGCGGAGCTCGCTCGGGATCTCGCGGGAAGGGGCGTCAAGATCCTGCAGCCGGCCGACGGTTCCACGTGGCAGGAGGGGGATCGCGCGCACCGATGGCAGCTGCGCTACCTGTCCGGGGTCGCGATCCTCACCGACGAGGTCACCCCGAAGCACACGCACAGCGGCGAGCCGATGCGCCGCATGCTCGAGGACATCCGTCCGGATCTCGTCGTAGCCGACCACGGATTCGCAGGAGCCGCGATCGAGGCCGGCATCGATGCGGTTTCGGTCGCTGACGTGAACGATCCCGCGCTGATCGTGGCCCGGGCCCTCGGCCGAACCGAGCACGTGATCGTGATGGACGACAACGTCGCCTCGGACGCCTACTGGCCCTGCTACCAGTCGATCGCCGCCCGGCTGGGCTGA
- a CDS encoding Clp1/GlmU family protein, producing the protein MNAYEAVVTSAVREHRTVMFLGGLDSGKSTLARALLAAALDAGRTCAYLDADLGQSSVGPPATVGLKYVRSRDDLVSGRLGEADALAFGGSISPQGHVLPLVTGSARLLQTAREAGVDFVAVDTSGLVSGIHGQLLKYHKMEMLQPDLVVGLQRGEELGPLLGIAQRFFATEVVALGIHPGVVPTSVEQRSEHREAAMRRYFSGELHRFRVKPTVFLPALPPLFDLAQLDRLLVGCSDGAGSYLGIGYLEHVPEDGGLRLISPVADAPKALRLGSVRLEDNYRARRVDLRNLFGTE; encoded by the coding sequence GTGAACGCGTACGAGGCAGTGGTGACGAGCGCAGTCCGGGAGCACCGGACCGTGATGTTCCTCGGCGGGCTCGATTCGGGCAAGAGCACGCTGGCCCGTGCGCTGCTGGCCGCCGCACTCGACGCCGGCCGCACATGCGCCTACCTCGACGCGGACCTGGGCCAGTCTTCGGTCGGACCTCCCGCGACCGTGGGGCTGAAGTACGTGCGCTCGCGCGACGATCTCGTCTCGGGCCGTCTGGGGGAGGCGGACGCGCTCGCGTTCGGCGGGTCGATCTCTCCGCAGGGGCACGTGCTCCCGCTGGTCACCGGGAGCGCCCGCCTGCTGCAGACCGCCCGCGAGGCGGGCGTCGACTTCGTGGCCGTCGACACGAGCGGGCTCGTCTCGGGTATCCACGGGCAGTTGCTCAAGTACCACAAGATGGAGATGCTCCAGCCCGACCTCGTAGTGGGACTCCAGCGCGGCGAGGAGCTCGGACCCCTGCTCGGGATCGCTCAGCGCTTCTTCGCGACCGAGGTCGTGGCGTTGGGGATCCATCCGGGGGTCGTGCCCACGTCGGTCGAGCAGCGGTCCGAGCACCGCGAGGCCGCGATGCGCCGCTACTTCTCCGGTGAGCTGCATCGATTCCGGGTCAAGCCCACGGTGTTCCTGCCCGCGCTCCCGCCCCTGTTCGATCTGGCCCAGCTCGACCGCCTGCTGGTCGGATGCTCGGACGGTGCCGGCTCCTACCTGGGGATCGGCTACCTCGAGCACGTGCCCGAAGACGGAGGGCTCCGGCTGATCTCGCCCGTGGCAGACGCTCCCAAGGCCCTTAGACTGGGGTCCGTTCGCCTGGAGGACAACTACCGCGCGAGGCGCGTCGACCTCCGGAACCTGTTCGGAACCGAATGA
- a CDS encoding AURKAIP1/COX24 domain-containing protein, whose amino-acid sequence MPSLVKKRRKKMRKKKHKKLLKKTRWQRRQLGK is encoded by the coding sequence GTGCCGTCGCTCGTCAAGAAACGCCGCAAGAAGATGCGGAAGAAGAAGCACAAGAAGCTCCTGAAGAAGACCCGCTGGCAGCGGCGTCAGCTCGGCAAGTAG